TGACCTGACCGTACCTGCCAGCGCCGAATTGCTCAACGAAGCAGACGAGGCTGTTGTTTCCGTTGCCGCTCCCAGAATGGCTGAAGAGGCAGCAGAAGAGGGTGAAGAGGGCGCTGAAGCTACCGAAGCTGCTCCTGATGGCGCAGACCAGGAAGCTGCTGAGTAAACAATGAAGATTATACTCGGTCTTGGCAATCCGGGTCCAAAGTATTTGACTACACGCCATAACGCGGGATTTCGCACGGTGGATCGTATCAGCACCGCTGCGAAGATCCCGCTTTATAAAATGGGTCAGCACGCTTTTTGGGGCAAAGGGTCGCTGGGCGGACAGGAAGTGGTTCTGGCCAAGCCCATGACTTATATGAATAACAGTGGGTTGGCCGCCGCCGCTTTGTGTAAAGCTTTTGGCGCTTCTCCTCAGGATCTGTTGGTGGTTTACGATGACCTTGATTTGCCTCCGGGAACTTTGCGCCTGCGCCCTCAGGGCGGCACAGGCGGCCATAACGGCCTCAAGTCCATCACCTATCACCTGCAAACCAAGGATTTTCCCCGGATGCGCATCGGTATCGGACGTTCTGAGGAAATTGCCGTGGTGGATTATGTACTGCAGGAGTTTTCCCCGCAAGAGGAAGCAATGCTGGAGGATGTGCTGGATATGGCTATTCGTGCCGCCACCCTCTTTGTGAAAGAAGGCATCAATGCCGCCATGAACCGCTGTAACGTTACGATAAAAAATAACCCTTTACAAGAAG
This Dethiobacter alkaliphilus AHT 1 DNA region includes the following protein-coding sequences:
- the pth gene encoding aminoacyl-tRNA hydrolase, which gives rise to MKIILGLGNPGPKYLTTRHNAGFRTVDRISTAAKIPLYKMGQHAFWGKGSLGGQEVVLAKPMTYMNNSGLAAAALCKAFGASPQDLLVVYDDLDLPPGTLRLRPQGGTGGHNGLKSITYHLQTKDFPRMRIGIGRSEEIAVVDYVLQEFSPQEEAMLEDVLDMAIRAATLFVKEGINAAMNRCNVTIKNNPLQEGESMLD